The stretch of DNA ATGTGGTTCATTATCCGATCGGCAGCATGATGAATCTTGTTGTCACCCTGCCGGCAGACGGTGCCACCCCCGGATGGCAGGCCCGCCTGTTTTCAGCCCGCAGCCCCCTGGCATGTCTCGCCGATTGTGACGTCGATTGGGCGACAACCCCACTGCCGCCTGCCGGAACCGCCGGATGCTGGCGTCGCGGGTCGGTTGTTCTGGCAGGGGAGGCGGCACACAGCATGCCGCCGCATCTGGCGCAAGGGGCGGGACAGGGACTTCAGGACGCCGCCAGCCTGCGCCACTGGCTTGGCACGAAAGATGATGTTGGCACCGCCTTTTCCGGCTATGCGCGGGCCCGCGCCGGCGACGTGGCGCGCATTGTCCGCAAGGCCGACATATCGGGACGGATCATGGGACTTTCCGGGCCAGCCGCGCAGTTTCGCGACATCGCGCTGAATCTGGGCGGGCCCCGTCTGATGCGGAACTGGCTTGCCGAGGTATGGGCCGCCGACCCGGAGCTGGCAAGCGGCCATAGGCCCTGAAAATCAGGCCAGACCGCACTTGCGAAGGCTGCTTTCGAAATCCTCGCGATTGAGATAGGCGCCCGCCATCTTGCGACGACCGCTGAAGGCACCGCGCCCATGCAGGACACGCCAGTTGTCGAAAATCAGCATGTCGCCCGGCTCCAGCGTATAGCGCCATTGATAGGCCGGATCATTGGCCATGCTGTCAAACGCCCTGATGCCGGCGTAAAGCGCACGCATGTCATCATCGGCAAGTCGCACCGTGTCACGGTCGTAATTATTGAAGGTGACCTGTACCAGCCTGCCGGTTTCATCCAGCCGCAGAATGGGCCGCCGGGCCCGCAATTCCACACCATCGCCCCTGTAGAGGCCGGTAACGCCAATCCGTGTCAGGTCATCATAGACCTGCGGCTGCGTCGCCTGCAGGCTGGCAGCGATACGCGCACCGTCAACCATGATTGATTCGCCGCCTGTGGCGTCGTAATCGACGCACAGCAACAGCTGCAGCCCAGGCGCGTCATGGCTGTATGTGCCGTCCGTATGGGGACGAAGTTCCTTTGGTGTGTAGGCGGAGTCGGCCATATCCTCATTGGCTTCGAATTCGAACAATCCGCCAAAGATGGTCTGCCTGACATAGCCGATGGAATCAGCAACCTGCTGCACCGCATCCAGGGTGCGCGGCGTGCCGGTCAGAACCGCGAATCCATATCTCTGCAATCGCTGCAGAAGCTGGGAGACCCCCTGTTCGCCCGCCAGGGCCTGATGGGACAGGCGGACCGCATCACGGTCGAGGCTGGAGGCATCCCAGGGGTGCGGGTCTGGAAGCTGCATCGGATCACCGGCATGCGCGAATTCGGCGAGAAAGCCGGCTTCATAATGCGCCGCCACATCCAGACCGGGCCATTCAAGGACAAGGCTGTCAGTGCCGTCATCCAGCCAGCCATTCTGCGGCTTGATCGCCGGGTCGACCGAGGCGGTGAACAATTCACGCTGGTGGCTGCGCGAATCATAGCTTACCGGGTCGCGCGCATTGTCACGAAGCCAGAAATAGTCATATGTGGCCGGCCCGCCATTCACGGACAGGCTGAGCTTGTCATCACCGAGAACAAGATCTTTCAACATCGCGCACCTCCCTGCTATGGACAGACACTAACGTTGGCTTGTCCACCGCACAAGCATCTGCAGACGCCCGGTCTTGTCACTTCGCGCCGTGCGATGTACGGTCCGCGCCAAAGAAGACAACCGAAGCGAAGACAACCGAACTATTGACCGGGAGCATCATCGGAGAGTCATGGGCCGGCTTGCAGATGACATGGCAGACGCGTTGCGACGGCTTGGTGTCGACAACCAGCCGGGGTTCGTGATTGCCGCGCTGTACAAATTTGTCGATCTTCCGGATTTCCGCGAAATACAGCCGCGCCTGCAGGCATTGTGCGACGAACACGATATTCACGGCACGATTCTGCTGGCCGAAGAAGGGATCAACGGCACGGTTTGTGGCCCGCGCCACGGCATGCTGGCATTCCTTGACTGGATAGAGCGTGACCGGCGTCTGGAGGGGCTGTCATTGAAATTCTCTGCCGCACCGGAACAGGCCTTTCTGCGTATGAAGGTCCGGCTGAAGCGCGAGATTGTGACTATGGGACGCCCGGAAATCCGGCCGGCCCAGGCCACCGGCACCTATGTCGAACCAGCCGAATGGAACACGCTGATCGATGATCCGGATGTGATGGTGATCGACACCCGCAACCGATATGAAACAGCCATTGGCAGCTTTGCCGGTGCGATTGACCCGCAGACCGACAGTTTTCGCGAATTTCCGGCTTGGGCCGAACATCTGGCTGCCGGTGACGGCGCGCGCCCGAAAAAGCTTGCGATGTTCTGCACTGGCGGCATCCGCTGTGAAAAGGCTAGCGCCCTGATGCAGGATTTCGGGTTTGAAGAGGTTTATCATCTGAAGGGCGGCATCCTTCGCTATCTTGAGGAGATTCCGCGCGAGGACAGCCGATGGCAGGGCGAATGTTTCGTCTTTGACAATCGGGTTGCGGTTGATCACGACCTGAAGCCGGGCCGGCACGCCATGTGCCATGCCTGCCGCATGCCGCTGGCGCCCGAAGACCTGGAAGATGAAACATATGAAGCTGGCGTCAGTTGCCGGCACTGCCACAGCGTGACCGATTCCGAACAGCGGCAGCGCTTTGCCGAACGACAGCGCCAGATCAGACTGGCCCGTGAACGCGGCACCCCGCACCTTGGCGCCGCCGCGCGACGACAGCGCGAAGACCGGAACAAGGACCAGACCAAAGACTAGAGCGCGTCACGCCCGTGCGGGCTGCCAAAATCCAGCTCCGGACCAACAGGCACAATACCTGTCGGATTGAGCGTCGGGTGGCTCCCGTAATAATGCTGCTTGATATGCGCCATCACCACGGTGTCGGCAATGGACGGCATCTGGTACAGGTCGCGAAGATAGGCCGACAGCACCGGATAATCGGCAATCCGCCTGATATTGCATTTGAAATGGCCGACATAGACCGGATCGAATCTGACCAGCGTTGCAAAGAAACGCCAGTCGGCTTCGGTCAACCTGTCACCCATCAGATAGCGCCGGTCTGTCAGACGCAGCTCCAGTCTGTCCAGCGCGTCGAACAGGCGGATGACCGACTCTTCATAGGCGGCGGCGGTTGTGGCAAAGCCGGTGCGATAGACACCGTTATTGATGTTTTCGTAGATGTCGTCATTCACTGTTTCGATGTCGGCACGAAGCTCTTCGGGCCAGTAATCATCCTGATTGCCGGTGAGCCCATCAAAAGCGGTGTTGAACATCCGGATGATCTCGGATGATTCATTCGACACGATGCGGTCCCGCTTGCGATCCCACAATACCGGCACGGTAACCCGCCCCGAGGCCTGCGGCTGGGCCCGTGTATAGACCTGATGCAGGAAGTCGTAGCCGAACAGATCGTCACCATCGGCGCCATGCGGGTCTTGCGCGAAACTCCAGCCATTATCGAGCATCAGCGGATGCACAACAGATACCGAGACATGGTCTGTCAGGCCCTTCAGAAGGCGAAAGATCAATACCCGGTGCGCCCAGGGGCACGCATAGGACACATAGAGATGATATCGCCCGCTTTCTGCCTTGAAGCCGGACTCGCCCGTCGGGCCGGCACTGCCATCAGCGGTGATCCAGTTGCGATGGCGCGCATCCTCACGGACAAAATGCCCTCCGGACCGGCTGGTGTCATGCCAGGCCGTCGACCATTGGCCATCAATCAGCAATCCCATGCCAGACGCCCCGTCAGACCCGCGCGGCGGCGCGGATGGCGTCGATATTGGCGCGATATCCTGCCTCGCCGTCACCTTTGAAAATGGCCGATCCGGCAACCAGCGCATGCGCGCCGGCAGCCGTGACAAGGCTGGTCGTCTCCGGCGTGATGCCGCCATCAACCTCGATGACAATATCGCGTCCGGTGGTCATGTCGCGAAGGGTGGCGATCTTGTCGACCATACCATTGATAAAGGACTGGCCGCCAAATCCGGGATTGACTGTCATCACGAGTATCAGGTCCAGCCTGTCGAGAACATGACGCAGAACGTCGGCGGGCGTATGCGGGTTCAGCGACACCCCGGCCCGGCAGCCAAGATCGCGAATGCGTGCCAGTGTCCTGTCCAGATGCTGGCAGGCCTCGGCATGGACGGTAATGATCTCGGCACCGGCATCCGCATAGGCGTCAAGAAGCGCATCCGGATTCGCCACCATCAGATGCGCGTCAAAGGTCTTGTCGGTAACATGGCGGAGCGCCTTGATGATCGGCGGCCCGAATGTCAGATTCGGCACGAAATGGCCATCCATGACATCCAGATGGATCCAGTCTGCGCCGGCCCGGTCGACAGCCTCCACCTCGTCGGCAAGACGGCTGAAATCCGACGCCAGGATAGACGGCGCGATAATGATTCCTTCGCCCACGATATCCTCCTTGCCAAGACATGGTGACGATGCGTGTTGTCATAGCCGCGTGGCGGCGAAAACTCAACCGAAAGCACCGCCTGGCAGCGCGCGCGGATTACCGGCAGTCCGGCCCTGCACCCACGCCTGACAATAAAGTGTCGCAGGGACTACCCCACCGGGTGCTTTTTCGGCTATTGTTCCCGCTCTGGTTTACCACTCACCAAAGGACGATTGATCATGGAAGGCGTTGTGTCCACGACCAAGCCCGTATTCTCCTGGGAGGATCCGCTCTATCTCGACCAGCAGCTCGATGATGAAGAGCGGATGGTTCGCGATACCGCGCGCCAGTTTGCGCGCGATGTCCTGTTGCCGCGGGTGATCACCGATTTTCGCGAGGAAAGTTTTGATCCGGACGTCATGCGTCAGATGGGTGAGCTTGGCCTTCTTGGCCCGACCATCCCGCATGAATATGGCGGTGCCGGCGTCAACCATGT from Alphaproteobacteria bacterium LSUCC0719 encodes:
- a CDS encoding TauD/TfdA family dioxygenase, whose product is MLKDLVLGDDKLSLSVNGGPATYDYFWLRDNARDPVSYDSRSHQRELFTASVDPAIKPQNGWLDDGTDSLVLEWPGLDVAAHYEAGFLAEFAHAGDPMQLPDPHPWDASSLDRDAVRLSHQALAGEQGVSQLLQRLQRYGFAVLTGTPRTLDAVQQVADSIGYVRQTIFGGLFEFEANEDMADSAYTPKELRPHTDGTYSHDAPGLQLLLCVDYDATGGESIMVDGARIAASLQATQPQVYDDLTRIGVTGLYRGDGVELRARRPILRLDETGRLVQVTFNNYDRDTVRLADDDMRALYAGIRAFDSMANDPAYQWRYTLEPGDMLIFDNWRVLHGRGAFSGRRKMAGAYLNREDFESSLRKCGLA
- a CDS encoding rhodanese-related sulfurtransferase, translating into MADALRRLGVDNQPGFVIAALYKFVDLPDFREIQPRLQALCDEHDIHGTILLAEEGINGTVCGPRHGMLAFLDWIERDRRLEGLSLKFSAAPEQAFLRMKVRLKREIVTMGRPEIRPAQATGTYVEPAEWNTLIDDPDVMVIDTRNRYETAIGSFAGAIDPQTDSFREFPAWAEHLAAGDGARPKKLAMFCTGGIRCEKASALMQDFGFEEVYHLKGGILRYLEEIPREDSRWQGECFVFDNRVAVDHDLKPGRHAMCHACRMPLAPEDLEDETYEAGVSCRHCHSVTDSEQRQRFAERQRQIRLARERGTPHLGAAARRQREDRNKDQTKD
- a CDS encoding glutathione S-transferase family protein, with amino-acid sequence MGLLIDGQWSTAWHDTSRSGGHFVREDARHRNWITADGSAGPTGESGFKAESGRYHLYVSYACPWAHRVLIFRLLKGLTDHVSVSVVHPLMLDNGWSFAQDPHGADGDDLFGYDFLHQVYTRAQPQASGRVTVPVLWDRKRDRIVSNESSEIIRMFNTAFDGLTGNQDDYWPEELRADIETVNDDIYENINNGVYRTGFATTAAAYEESVIRLFDALDRLELRLTDRRYLMGDRLTEADWRFFATLVRFDPVYVGHFKCNIRRIADYPVLSAYLRDLYQMPSIADTVVMAHIKQHYYGSHPTLNPTGIVPVGPELDFGSPHGRDAL
- the rpe gene encoding ribulose-phosphate 3-epimerase, whose translation is MGEGIIIAPSILASDFSRLADEVEAVDRAGADWIHLDVMDGHFVPNLTFGPPIIKALRHVTDKTFDAHLMVANPDALLDAYADAGAEIITVHAEACQHLDRTLARIRDLGCRAGVSLNPHTPADVLRHVLDRLDLILVMTVNPGFGGQSFINGMVDKIATLRDMTTGRDIVIEVDGGITPETTSLVTAAGAHALVAGSAIFKGDGEAGYRANIDAIRAAARV